The DNA window ggagggatgggatggatggagggagggagggagggatgggatggatggatggatggatggatggatggatggatggatggatggatgggagggagggagggagggagggatgggatggagggagggagggagggagggatggatggatggatggatggatggatggatggatggatggatggatggatggatggatggatggatacaGGGCAGGCTGAGACCCCTCTGACACATGGCAGACAAAGGATCCAGGAGGGCAAAGCCAGGCTGAggtgcagccctggcagtgatAGCCACGTCCCTCTCTGGCCAGGGCTCCATCCCAGGTTGGGAGCTGAGTGGCAGCACCCCAGACCCAGAGCAAATACCTGGAGAAGGGCAACCACAAGCCCTCAAGGGTGAAAGGGTGGGGAGCCCCAAAAACAGCTGCTACACCCCAAAGACCTCCATGCCAtgaacatgaggaagaggagaggggtCTGTCCATCACCTCCTGCCCACTGCAGCTTCCTCGCctgctgcacagctccctggggGTGGGAGTGTGCTGGTCCTGGTTGgatccatccctgcagctcttCCTTGATGTAGGACTTGAGCATCTGCGCTGCCAGCGCGCTTTGTGCTAAAGCAACAACAACTAAACCAAGCAGTCAATTTTCCAGCAATTAGCTACAGCGAGAACATTTCAAGTCCTCCAAAACCCCGCCTCGCAGGATTAATTAAATCTTCCAATTAATGTCTAATTTAAATGATGATGATGGCTGTTATCATttcatattgattttttttttcttttcggTCTTAAAATAGAGCTGTTGTCCCTTCCAGGGCTGCCTTTTCCACACCCCAGGAGCTGTTTGTTCCCTCTGTTTGATTTGCCAACGTTAAACATGTGTCTGGAAAATCAAGTCTGGTTTTTTTGGGGTATTgacaggcagcagtgctgggcaggcacCTGTGCCAAGGGGACCCAGCCACATATTTGGGGCTGTTTGTGCTGAAAATCCACATCTAGAGCATGAACTTCCCTGCAGTGAACGCACTCTCAGCCCTGTGAAATTGGGCTCCTGGCATATTAAATTTTTCCTGCTATAAAGCCCAATCCATTACTTTCTCCAGGCTCACACAGCCATAAACCTCACTGCTGCCTTGCTTCCACAATAAGCCAGGCATTTATGTTTCCCAGGAGCTGGTTCATTGGTGTAATGGATGTGTAACCTCCTGTAATTGTGAAGGTTATTCCAGTGCTTGCACGCGAGTCTTggctccagcaccagcagctaCTGCTGGGTCTGTGCCCGTCGGAGCTGGTGTGGGAGCTCAGAGGCATTGGAATGGCACTGGGAAGCTTTGTGCTGCCATCCTGGAGTGGGAAGTGGGAGTGAGGGATGGCAGGAGTGGGGGGACTCTGAATGGGGCTCCATGCTGAGagcaggaggtggaggaggtTTTGAACTGACACTGTGTCTGGATCAAATCAGGGCTTGAGCTCAGTGGGAATTCAGGatggagcatccctggatgTGGCTCAGCCTCATCCTCAGGCACATAGTGGGATTTTCAGgggtgttctgtgcagggctgggagttgcAGGTGATGATctttgtgagtcccttccaactcgggatattccatgattctgtgattcacacaAGGCACTGAGCTCTGGAAGAAagtgggagcagcacccaccacatccaggggagcagagcagggctggggaaccCATCACCGGCCTCCTCTgacctctcccctctccccttccagACCAGGAGCTCCCGACACTCCCAgggctcccagcctggcttggCCGATCAAGCCAAACTCTCCTTCGCCTCGGCCGAATCCCTGGAAACGATGTCGGAAgcggagctgcccctgggcttCAACAGGATGAACCGGTTCCGGCAGAGCTTGCCCTTGTCCCGGTCCACCAGCCAGACCAAGCTGAGATCTCCAGGTaccctcaggctctgccaggcacCTGCCTGGCACCAAACACCCCTGTGGGGCAGAATCCGGTGTGTGCTGGAAAAGGGATTGGTTTCCATCTGCCCAAATAAACAaccctgggaggagcaggagcactgcagggtggcacagggggatgAGCTGCCTTCAACCTCACTGCTCCAGGGTGAGATTTGGGTGGATAGAGGTCCCCAAGTCCTTGGTTAGGtgccacagagacctccaggtGGGCAAACCTTCCTTGGTGGCCTGGGCACCTCTGGGATATTCTGTGGAGAAGGGGTGTGGACACACCTCAccaccctctgctccctctgcttccaggggtccttttcctgcagtttggGGATGAGACGAGGCGCGTGCACATCACCCACGAGATCAGCAGCATGGACACCCTGCACGCCCTCATTGTGCACATGTTCCCCCAGAAGCTCACCATGGGGATGCTCAAGTCTCCCAACACTGCCATCCTCATCAAGGACGAGTCCCGAAACGTCTTCTACGAGCTGGAGGATGTCCggtgagcagggagggctcagaAATCCACcatgggtttgttttccttcctttaagGGCATCATGAGCAGGGAAATCAGGGGGATGAAGCAGAAATGGGCATATGGGTGTAGTGTAGACTTTGAGGGGTGCCTGTCCGGGATGCTCAGGCTCTGCTTCTCCCTTCAGTGACATCCAGGACAGAAGCATCATTAAAATCTACCGGAAAGAGCCACTCTACGCCTCCTTCCCAGCCTCACACATCACCAATGGTGACCTGAGGGTAAGGGGGGACATGGGGTGTCACAGGGAGAGCCTGGGGGTGTCTGCAGCTGTTGGAGTGAGACCAGTAAAGAGAGAAAGCAACAGGGACTGGTAATTCCATGTGTTTGTGGCAGGAGGAGTGACTGGGATTCGTCTTGCCTGGATCCAGAGTGTTCTTTAAGATAGTGGATGTTTGGGGCCTGACAGCAGAGTAATGAACATGGTATTTAGGGAATTCATCAGAATAAACCATCCTGCAGCTGGATGGCAATGAGGGAGCTGCTCACCAAGGCCGGGAGTGGAGAGGCTCCCAGGGGTGAGGggtcccagcagggcagagcagtggaGGGGATGAACCCCCGGTGCCACAGTGCTGACCCTGTGCCCCTTCCCACAGCGGGAGATGGTGTACACGTCCCGGGAGTCATCACCCACCCGCCGGCTCAACAACATGTCCCCGGCGTCCCATCTGGCCTCGGGCTCGCCGCCGCCGGGGCTGCAATCCTCATCCCCGTCCCGCTCCCGCATGTCCTACAGCGGTGGCCGCCCGCCCTCCTACGCCGGCAGCCCCGTGCACCACGGCGAGCGCCTGGCCAGCCTGCCCCCCGCCCAGGGcgtgtcccccagccccagcgCCATCCTGGAGCGCCGCGACGTCAAGCCGGACGAGGACCTGGCCGGCAAGAACGTGGTGCTGGTGAAGAACGAGGGGCTGTACGCCGATCCCTACGGGATGGTGCACGAGGGCCGGCTCAGCATCACCTCCACGCAGTCCCTGGCTGGCATGGGGGACCCTTTTGGCTACTCGGGGGGGCTGTACAAGAGGGGCTCCGTGCGCTCCCTCAGCACGTACTCGGCGGCCGCGCTGCAGTCGGAGCTGGAGGACAGTCTGTACAAGCCCAACGCGCCCATCTACAGCGACACGTACGGCCCCGGGCTGGGCTTCCGCATGCCCCCGTCCTCCCCGCAGAAGATGGTGGATGTGCAGTCAGGGCagagcccccacagcccctaCTCGGGCCCCCCCAGCCGCTCCTCGCCCGTCCGTCAGTCCTTCCGCAAGGATTCCTGCTCCTCGGTGTTCATGGACAGCCCCGTGGGCAAGACGCGCAACCCCAGCTCCTCCGGGCCCCCGGAGCTCTTCCCTGGCCCTGGAGAGCGCCCACTCTCAGGGTTTGGCTCCCCTGGACCGGCCAAGGACACGGAAACAAGGTGAGAtgggggctgggagaagccctCCATGGATAtgagttctgctgctctggTGGGTTTCCATCAGGACAGCTGGGGAGgtagaggaggagcagaggaaggcTTTGGATCATTACACTGTGGAGGTGCCAGGATAGGGAATGAGGCACCAAGTGAGGGTGGAGGGGAGTgactgggggtgctggggcaggagagagagggaatggAGGGGGTGGATGTCGCCGGTGGCAGCAGCGCTGCTGCCTCCCTgatgtccctcctgggacaggcGGATGTAAGTGAGGCCAGGACAAACCTCAGGGTGTCTGTGGCTCCAGATCCAACTCCTCACCCACCCTGTCTCCCTTTCTCCACGCAGGGAGCGGATGGAGGCCATGGAGAAGCAGATTGCCAGCCTGACAGGGCTGGTGCAGAGCGCTCTGCTCCGCGGCTCCGAGGCTGAGACCcccaggtgaggagcaggagggcaggtgTGGAaccccaggggctgctgtggggagggggatgCCTCCagctgggctgttcctgccaAGACCAGGGGTCCTGTCCCCCTCCCAGGGGACACCAGCACCAGCCATGCCCCTGCCTCACTCCAGTGAGGATGGAAGTGCCTGATCCACACTCACTGCCCTTCTCTCTTTTGTTGCAGTGAGAAGACAGAAGCCACCAATGGTGGGACCCCCCCATCAGCGTGTAAGTGGCTGGAGATAagcccctcaccctgcagcacctcctcctctgcctgtgGGTGGTGGGCATcccagtgtgggcacagcagtggggGTCTGCAGTATCCTActctggggcagctctggggtggcCTCTTAGCAGGGAAATAGTTTTGGAGACCACCAGAACTGCTGGCCTGAAGGACTGGGtggggaaagaagagaaatgggGGCAGAAAcctgtgctggggtggggtATCAGCCCTCAACAGCCTCTGCTCTCCCACCTGGCAGCGACCAGCCGCAGTGGGGGGACACCAGTGCCTGCGCCCCCCCCACCCTCTGCCACCAGCACCCCCGCGGGGCAGCCCACGGCCATCACCCGCCTGCACATGCAGCTGCACCTGCACGACCTGCAGCAGAACGCCAGCGACCTCCGcaaccagctgcagcagctcaagaagctgcaggtgggtgCTCGAGGGgtccccagcctggcccagctcGTACTGGGGTGGAACAGGAACATCCCCTTTTCCTGGGGGCTCTTTCTGGTGTGAGGTTGGCTCTGTTGGTTGGGTGTGGTGCTGGCAGCACCAGGGTTGTGGGATTGCTCCTCATGTGGGTCATTCACTTACGAGTTGGACTCTGATcctcatgggtcccttccaactcagaatattctgtggtGTGGGAGAGCGAGGGGGTCCCTCCCCACACCAAGCTCAGGGATGGCCACTTGTAGGGACCCATTACCCATCAAGGAGGGTCTTGCCCATCCTGGACCCTCTTTATCCTCACAGCTGCAGAACCAGGAGACGGTGAAGACGATGCTGCGGCGGACAGAGACGGAGATCAGCGTGCGGGTGACGGACACCATGCGCAAGCACGAGGACCCTCTGCAGCGCCAGCGCAGCTTGGTGGAGGAGGAGAGGCTCCGCTACCTCAACGAGGAGGAGCTCATCACCCAGCAGCTCAAGTGAGCCCGGGCAGGGGGTCCTGGCATGTCCCTCCAGGGGCCAGATCCAATGTGGGTGTAgatcagcagctctgcccactgccAGGCCATGTCCCTGTGTGAGGAGGGGTCTCCAATCCATTGGTCACATCCTCATATGAAGAAGGACCCCCAGTCCACTGGTTAAATCCTTGTATGAAGAAGGGCCCCCAGTCCACTGGTCACATCCTTGTATGAGATGGGCCCCCCAATCCACTGGTCACATCCTTGTATGAGATGGGGCCCCAGTCCACTGGTCACATCCTTGTGTGAGAAGGGGTCCCCAACTCGATggtcctctcccctctgctgcaTGGGGACCTGCCATCCCTGGGGTTTTCCAGCATCGTGGCACAACAGTGACACCCCTGCCCCTCTTCTGTGCTCACAGTGACCTGGAGAAGTCAGTGGAGAAGATCCAGAAGGATCTGGCCCACAACCACCGGCTGatccctgtgcaggagctggaggagaaggcGGTGGTGCTCAAGCAGCTCGGGGAGACACTCACAGACCTGAAAggtgaggaagggctgggggacaagCAGAGCCTTCCTTGCTCCATCCCTGTGTGTGGGATGCTCCAGGTTGTCTGTTGCCTCTGGGTTTGCTTGTTTGCACCTGCCAGTGTGTCCACCTGAATTCCTGAAGCAGATATCCCAGTGCCCACCAACACTGTATGTGTCAGGGTGCTCATGGATATGAAGGGGGCACCTTCAGGGGATGAAATTGGTGCCCAGGGACCCCAAGTTTCCCACAATCCACCCCTTCTGCTCCACCTGGCAGGGTGCCCATGCTGTGGGTATGATTGTCATGGGGTTTTGGCAGCATtttggcactgccagctgggcactgggatggtCTCCCTGGCACAAGGGGGCCACGGTGACCCCCAGtctgcccccccagcccagtTCCCCAGCCTGCAGAGCAAGATGCGGGTGGTGCTGCGGGTGGAGGTGGAAGCTGTGAAGTTCCTCAAGGAGGAGCCGAACCGCCTCGATGGGCTCCTCAAACGCTGCAAGACAGTGACAGACACCCTCGCCCAGATCCGCAGGTGAGCCCCAAGGGATGTTGATAAAAGGCTCATTTTTCTGCTGAGCAACTCAAACCCACCCTCAGTCCTTTCCAGGTCTGTGTGGGAACCCCCCTTTTCCTTACCACTTTGAGAAAAGAGGGATTGTGTATCAGGAAGGAAAGACAACCCTTAGTGTGATCAGAAATCTCTCTCCTGAGGAGCAGAGCATCACTCTGCTGGAGTGAAAAATCATCTCCCAGATCTAATGCTCATGGCAGGCTGGGTCATGCACTGTGGTGGAGCCCACCTGCCTCTTCCCATTAGGAGACCTTTCGGGATGGCTCAGGCTCGGCCATGCACCAGCTCCAGGATTGCCTTGGGCCATCACTAGCCTGGTTTTCCAGGGAAATTATCCTGTGTGATCCTGCAGTGTCTGAACTGCCTGGCTGTCATCCTCATCCCTAATAACTCCTGAATCCAAAGGGCAGTAAGAGCCAGCTCTGATGGAGAGGCAGGATTTGGAGAGATCCAGTTTCCTGCAAGGCTCATGGAAATGGGCAGCCAGGTAGAAGAGCTCATTTGTGTGCTCTGCCCAAACAGGCTGCAGCATCAACCCcaaccccttcccagccccacagcaccaaATCCTTCAGCCATGTAATGCAGGAGAGCAGTTTTTTTGTGGTGTGGGGAGGGTGCAGTGACTCCCCCCAGCACTGTGCACACCCCAACGCCATCACTGTCCCTGACAGGCAAGTGGACGAGGGCGTGTGGACCTCCCCCAGCAACCTCAGCCAGTCCCCCAAGAAGGTGGCCCCCGAGACAGACTTCAGCAAAGGGCTGGATTTGGAGATGCCCACCAGCCCCCCAGTGAGCCTCCACCACCTGACAGCTGCCACTGAGACCCTGGGCATGCCCAGCTTCGGGCACAGCCCCCCCCAGACCCAGACCCACCCCTCCAAGAGCAATAACCCTTCCCGAGCTCCGGAGATGGTGCCCGCCAAGACACAGACGGGGCCAGAGACCCCCAGCAAGAAAAGCGCAGACaaagctgtgtctgtggagGTGAGAGCCTGGGGTGGGGGTTCCTCAGCCTGGGGGGGCTCTTCTAGAAGGTCTGTCTATGTCTCCCAGCTGAAACTGGGACCAGGAGCTCCTCCTTGCTGGGGTGGCTGGAGGGTGGGGAGCCCAGGGAGATGCAGCACTGGGACCACCCCCATTGCATGTGAGGGGGTTGTGCAGCTTGAGGATGGAGCAACACTGgcccccctgctcctcccaggattggcagcagggctgggggtcacaTCCTGCCtgcaagggcaggaggagctgccgTGTGGATGGGGCTGGAGCGGGCTCTGCCTGCCATCCACAGGCTGCGGAGCGGGACTGGGAGGAGAAGCGGGCAGCGCTGACCCAGTACAGTGCCAAGGACATCAACCGGCTCCTGGAGGAGACACAGGCTGAGCTGATGAAGGCCATCCCCGACCTGGAATTTGCTGCCAAGCACAAACAAGCCACGGGCAGCGGCAGCGCCGCCTCCACACCTGAGCACAAACCCTCCAAGCCACAACATGCACCAAAATCGGGGGGCAAAGGAGACCCCAACGGCCGCAGGGGCTCAGGTACAGTGTGGGGTCACCTCtggatgtggggctggaggggtgTGATGGCTCAGGGGTCCTGGGCTGGTCCATGCTGCCCCAAGGGGAGGtttgtgcccagggagagcCAGGGTTGTAtgagaggggcagggaaaggtCTCGTGCCCTCACAGCATCGTTTGTGCCCAGACGAACTGACGGTGCCGCGGTACCGGACCGAGAAACCCTCCAAATCACCACCACCTCCCCCTCCACGCCGGAGCTTCCCCTCATCCCACGGGCTGACCACGACCCGCAGCGGCGAGGTCATCGTCACCAGCAAGAAGGAGCCCGGGTTTATGAAGGTAGGGACCATGGGATGTGGGGTGGCCTCCGGGCTGGGACCCAGCGGGCCACCATCAGCAGGACCAGCCCCGGCTCCAGGTGGCCCCTGCCCCTCACCCCCCTGCTGCCCCTTGCAGAAGGCCGAGTCAGAGGAGCTGGAGACGCAGAAGCCGCAGGTGAAGCTGAGGCGGACGGTGTCGGAGGTGGTCAGGCCAGCGTCCACCCCCCCCATCATCGCCTCTGCCATCAAGGACGACGACGACGAGGATCGGATCATTGCGGAGCTGGAGGTGAGCGCGGGAGGGGCGGCGGGACCCCCAACTCACCCGCGCCACAGGGgatgcccaccctgccctgtctGCTCACGATGCTCAGGGAACACCTCAGGTGGGGTCTGGGGTGGTGGGGGGTGACATCCCACATGTGGGCACCACACTGGGCTTCTCCCTCCTCCCGTCTCCCAGTAGGAGTGCAGTGGTGTGGGGAAGGAGCCGTGGCACCCACCCAGAGCCCTCTCTGGGTCCAggtgctgcacagctgggccactgtccctctgcagcactTCCACCCCATCTCAGGCTTTAAGCCAACCTTATTTGGTTTTTAACACtccacagctgcagctggaggttCGTTGGGTTTTGTgcacagagcactgcagagaTCCAACCTGAAATACCCTCCTCAGGCTGTGAACactccaggctggctgtgccccacATCCTGCCCCTGTTTACTGCAGTGAAGGTGCCCAAGTGGGTCATGGATGGCTTTTCCTTGGCATGTTTTAACTGAGGAGGCAGCAGAACTGGTGATGGTGCAGGCAGGGGGAGGTTGGTGGTAAAGGTGGGACCAGTAATGGTGGAGGGGATGGGTAATGGTACAGGCAGGGAACAGGTGATGGTACAGACAAGGGACAGGTGATGGTACAGACAGGGGACAGGTGATGGTAAAGGTGGGGCCAGTGATGGTAGAGTGGATGGGTAATGGTACAGGCAAGGGACAGGTGATGGTACAGGCAGGGGACAGGTGATGGTACAGACAAGGGACAGGTGATGGTACAGGCAGGGGACAGGTGATGGTACAGACAAGGGACAGGTGATGGTACAGACAGGGGACAGGTGATGGTACAGACAGGGGACAGGTGATGATACAGACAGGGGACAGGTGATGGTAAAGGTGGAACCAGTGATGGTGCAGGGGACAGTGATGGTACAGGCAAGGGGACTGATGATGCTGCAGACAGAGGGATGGTGACGCTGCAGTCCAGCTGACCAGTGATGCTGCCAACAGCAGAGGGGACGAGGCTGCCTCTGCATCTGATACCAGCCAAAGTTTCTTTCATTTGCTGCCAAGCCCCAGTCATGGTGTGACCACACCAAGcatccctgcaggcacaggCTGCGTCCTCATTACCCCAAGCCTCCCTCCTCCAACCCCCGTGTTTGACTCCCCAGGTGTTTCAGAGGAGCTCTgcctcccctttcctccccaaGCTCCGGCACGACCCGCTCGGGGCCGTCCCCCCTGGGCTCGCAGAGCTGTGGCCCAACGGAGCCTCCATTGCAGCCGAAGGATGGAAGGTAACAGCTCGCTCTGAGCGACCACGGGGCTGCACTTTCAccacctcctctcctgcctctttTTAACTCACTTCTGCTTCTTTCTCTGGTTTAACAAACTAATGGCTTCTCTCCACTCCCTCGCTCACGTCTCTGCgtggcacaggcacaggacCCAGCACTAACCCACCAACAGCCCCTTGGCTCCCCTGAGGGCCAGGTCCGgatgggaggaaggaagaagccACCCCAGCACCACACTGGgcatggcacagggagggctggctGCTCTCACACCACACTGGGTGCCCAGGGGGGTGTCACTGGTGGGTGATGCATGGGAGACCCCACTCCATATGCATGATGAGGGCAGaatgggaagggctgggatctgcttgggctcagccccagctccctcccagcctcctgccCTCCATCCTGGGCTCCAGGGTGAAGACAGCAGGAGGAAAGTGCCTGGAGAATGGATGGGTTGGAGCAGGGGATGTCCAGAGTGGGGGAACAAGGGGACCAAGAGCAGGAGAGATGGTTCTGCTGATGCCAGGAGGCACTAATTGAGGGGAGCTCTGCCTCATCCTCAGGCTCAGGGACAGCTGACTCTGGCATCTCTTCTGCCAGGAGGGCACACCTGGCTCTGGTGCCTCAGTCATTGCTCAGCTCGTTGGATCTCCCATGGAATGGGAAcagggaaggtgagggaggaagaagagcatTTTCCAGGTGACTTCTTGTGATTTAGGGTTGTAAAGGCTGGGTGCCCCTTGGCAGCTCTTTTGTGATGGCTCATCCCgtgctgaagctctgccaggagcttTTGCACCAGTGCTAGGCCAGTTCACACCAGCATGGAGAATTTCAAGCAGTTGGATTTCCAAAGGCATTTGGGAGGTGCAGCAGCACCGACTCAATTTTTCCTAGAAACTCCAGGCAATTCATTGCCAAAATCTCCCAGGCCCAGGTTGCTTTGAGCACAATAAAACCAatccctgtctgtgctgtgggtcCTGATGGGCCATCAGgactgggcaggagggagctgagcatcccattccaatccctgtctgtgctgtggatCCTGATGGGCCatgagggctgggcaggagggagctgagcatcccattccaatccctgtctgtgctgtgggtcCTGGTGGGAAATCAGGACTGGTCAGGAGGGAACTGAGCATCCCATTTCAatccctgtctgtgctgtgggtcCTGGTGGGCCATCAGGGCTGGacaggagggagctgagcaTCCCATTTCagtccctgtctgtgctgtggatCCTGATGGGCCatgagggctgggcaggagggagctgagcaTCCCCACCTTGCCCAAACACCTCCCTGCAGCGATGCCCGGAGGCACCGGTGCCAAGGGACCCCAATAGGGTGTGGGGCCATGTAGTgcccccccagcagctcctgctctcccctctgGCTCCTAATCTGTCTGAATTCTCTACCTAGGAGCCGCTGGCCCTGGCAGCCCCGGGGAGCCGGGCTTTCTCCCTCCCACAGATTGTGCTCACCGAGTGGGTGTCGGAGCCGCCGTCCCCCGAAGCCGAGCCGGAGGTGTGGGTGGAAACGGGCAGcggaggagcaggaggggagttTGCAGCCAAGGGGGCAAGGAAAGGCCATGTGGCTCCTGGTAGCCCCAAAAAGTCTCCATTGGTACATGGGCACCctccagccacagccctgcagccacccAGCAGCACATCTCGGGGTTGTGCCCACGCAGCAGGAGAGATTTGG is part of the Pithys albifrons albifrons isolate INPA30051 chromosome 25, PitAlb_v1, whole genome shotgun sequence genome and encodes:
- the SRCIN1 gene encoding SRC kinase signaling inhibitor 1 isoform X3: MNRQREPRSLNLPLLGEGLARLYRGILAVVGALRPAKEPPAASGERGAATPLPPERFAGRHRGNRPAPADPERTSTHMISADDAEYPREYRTLGNGTRRFSNVGLVHTSERRHTVIAAQSLEALTGLQKTEMERKRDAFMDHLKNKYPQHALALRGQQERMRDQQPNYWSFKTRSSRHSQGSQPGLADQAKLSFASAESLETMSEAELPLGFNRMNRFRQSLPLSRSTSQTKLRSPGVLFLQFGDETRRVHITHEISSMDTLHALIVHMFPQKLTMGMLKSPNTAILIKDESRNVFYELEDVRDIQDRSIIKIYRKEPLYASFPASHITNGDLRREMVYTSRESSPTRRLNNMSPASHLASGSPPPGLQSSSPSRSRMSYSGGRPPSYAGSPVHHGERLASLPPAQGVSPSPSAILERRDVKPDEDLAGKNVVLVKNEGLYADPYGMVHEGRLSITSTQSLAGMGDPFGYSGGLYKRGSVRSLSTYSAAALQSELEDSLYKPNAPIYSDTYGPGLGFRMPPSSPQKMVDVQSGQSPHSPYSGPPSRSSPVRQSFRKDSCSSVFMDSPVGKTRNPSSSGPPELFPGPGERPLSGFGSPGPAKDTETRERMEAMEKQIASLTGLVQSALLRGSEAETPSEKTEATNGGTPPSASTSRSGGTPVPAPPPPSATSTPAGQPTAITRLHMQLHLHDLQQNASDLRNQLQQLKKLQLQNQETVKTMLRRTETEISVRVTDTMRKHEDPLQRQRSLVEEERLRYLNEEELITQQLNDLEKSVEKIQKDLAHNHRLIPVQELEEKAVVLKQLGETLTDLKAQFPSLQSKMRVVLRVEVEAVKFLKEEPNRLDGLLKRCKTVTDTLAQIRRQVDEGVWTSPSNLSQSPKKVAPETDFSKGLDLEMPTSPPVSLHHLTAATETLGMPSFGHSPPQTQTHPSKSNNPSRAPEMVPAKTQTGPETPSKKSADKAVSVEAAERDWEEKRAALTQYSAKDINRLLEETQAELMKAIPDLEFAAKHKQATGSGSAASTPEHKPSKPQHAPKSGGKGDPNGRRGSDELTVPRYRTEKPSKSPPPPPPRRSFPSSHGLTTTRSGEVIVTSKKEPGFMKKAESEELETQKPQVKLRRTVSEVVRPASTPPIIASAIKDDDDEDRIIAELEVFQRSSASPFLPKLRHDPLGAVPPGLAELWPNGASIAAEGWKSGSVSIPAMKVVNPASRLKQSQQGSPDKSKHIKQRMEYMRIQGQQQSSQSFTPPVSPASSKEELQAGTARAAPGPPRKGGKQRPPKTPLAPPGPTVCPPGVPSRREERTPGAPAGTRRWVTGDGDTAAAPRPSLAEGSVTSRGGVTAATTLGSPRELGGRQVGQGGARACQKGRRVRV
- the SRCIN1 gene encoding SRC kinase signaling inhibitor 1 isoform X1, with protein sequence MNRQREPRSLNLPLLGEGLARLYRGILAVVGALRPAKEPPAASGERGAATPLPPERFAGRHRGNRPAPADPERTSTHMISADDAEYPREYRTLGNGTRRFSNVGLVHTSERRHTVIAAQSLEALTGLQKTEMERKRDAFMDHLKNKYPQHALALRGQQERMRDQQPNYWSFKTRSSRHSQGSQPGLADQAKLSFASAESLETMSEAELPLGFNRMNRFRQSLPLSRSTSQTKLRSPGVLFLQFGDETRRVHITHEISSMDTLHALIVHMFPQKLTMGMLKSPNTAILIKDESRNVFYELEDVRDIQDRSIIKIYRKEPLYASFPASHITNGDLRREMVYTSRESSPTRRLNNMSPASHLASGSPPPGLQSSSPSRSRMSYSGGRPPSYAGSPVHHGERLASLPPAQGVSPSPSAILERRDVKPDEDLAGKNVVLVKNEGLYADPYGMVHEGRLSITSTQSLAGMGDPFGYSGGLYKRGSVRSLSTYSAAALQSELEDSLYKPNAPIYSDTYGPGLGFRMPPSSPQKMVDVQSGQSPHSPYSGPPSRSSPVRQSFRKDSCSSVFMDSPVGKTRNPSSSGPPELFPGPGERPLSGFGSPGPAKDTETRERMEAMEKQIASLTGLVQSALLRGSEAETPSEKTEATNGGTPPSASTSRSGGTPVPAPPPPSATSTPAGQPTAITRLHMQLHLHDLQQNASDLRNQLQQLKKLQLQNQETVKTMLRRTETEISVRVTDTMRKHEDPLQRQRSLVEEERLRYLNEEELITQQLNDLEKSVEKIQKDLAHNHRLIPVQELEEKAVVLKQLGETLTDLKAQFPSLQSKMRVVLRVEVEAVKFLKEEPNRLDGLLKRCKTVTDTLAQIRRQVDEGVWTSPSNLSQSPKKVAPETDFSKGLDLEMPTSPPVSLHHLTAATETLGMPSFGHSPPQTQTHPSKSNNPSRAPEMVPAKTQTGPETPSKKSADKAVSVEAAERDWEEKRAALTQYSAKDINRLLEETQAELMKAIPDLEFAAKHKQATGSGSAASTPEHKPSKPQHAPKSGGKGDPNGRRGSDELTVPRYRTEKPSKSPPPPPPRRSFPSSHGLTTTRSGEVIVTSKKEPGFMKKAESEELETQKPQVKLRRTVSEVVRPASTPPIIASAIKDDDDEDRIIAELEVFQRSSASPFLPKLRHDPLGAVPPGLAELWPNGASIAAEGWKEPLALAAPGSRAFSLPQIVLTEWVSEPPSPEAEPEVWVETGSGGAGGEFAAKGARKGHVAPGSPKKSPLVHGHPPATALQPPSSTSRGCAHAAGEIWGLPVTASKVLTFPRDKRSHPTEGQGGDMALNAASRREGSSKICHQGPVAAQPPQPQRKAAGAGAGEATLPSTSAGITPQLPRDGEPQGGVRQSVQEESLPPGDSAGASKPAPACPVPNPEAFLGRDPAPQGKGQSQAEHPLEQVTVCSRPSHGTAAPGWDGGAATGDSGMGGKVVEGLCQGLLSPRCPTAPCSKEIYEDTYQRLDSLEETIRELEMTISEISSHPSVESVFPKDLLGLAGSKDTRKGLGDLKHSSCDDGTVLDLSQAKDDVPKSPSPSKTKPPLLPKPQLPPGIPQSGSVSIPAMKVVNPASRLKQSQQGSPDKSKHIKQRMEYMRIQGQQQSSQSFTPPVSPASSKEELQAGTARAAPGPPRKGGKQRPPKTPLAPPGPTVCPPGVPSRREERTPGAPAGTRRWVTGDGDTAAAPRPSLAEGSVTSRGGVTAATTLGSPRELGGRQVGQGGARACQKGRRVRV